In the genome of Silene latifolia isolate original U9 population unplaced genomic scaffold, ASM4854445v1 scaffold_389, whole genome shotgun sequence, one region contains:
- the LOC141639430 gene encoding uncharacterized protein LOC141639430 — protein sequence MKVDLKKAYDSVEWEFIRQMLYALDFLHQMIQWIMECITTPWFNLSLNGSNFGYFQGKRGIRQDDLLMFCRGDKHSICTILRAFATFSRASGLGSERGTSLSGILESPLSYKRMAVGDCSRLVEMVVMIIRGWGARKLSYAGRLVLVQAVLSQLHSF from the exons ATGAAGGTGGACCTCAAGAAGGCATATGACTCAGTTGAATGGGAATTCATTAGACAAATGTTGTATGCTTTGGATTTCCTTCATCAGATGATCCAGTGGATAATGGAGTGCATCACAACTCCTTGGTTTAATCTTTCTCTTAATGGCTCCAACTTTGGTTATTTCCAAGGCAAGAGAGGGATCAGACAAG ATGATTTACTAATGTTTTGCAGGGGGGACAAGCATTCTATCTGTACTATTTTAAGAGCTTTTGCCACATTTTCTAGGGCTTCTGGTCTG GGTTCAGAGAGGGGCACTTCCCTTTCAGGTATCTTGGAATCCCCATTATCTTATAAGAGAATGGCAGTGGGGGACTGTTCCAGACTTGTTGAGATGGTGGTGATGATAATACGTGGATGGGGTGCTAGAAAGCTCAGCTATGCAGGTCGACTTGTGCTTGTTCAGGCTGTTCTATCTCAACTCCACAGTTTTTAG